The following coding sequences lie in one Rhizobium rhododendri genomic window:
- a CDS encoding MATE family efflux transporter: MSTGHSDDNLFLTAPVHKIFAATALPMAAIMLMNGLLGIVDAAFLGRFVGTKAMAAVGIAFPVLMLTIALSTLVSAGMSSFLARQLGAAARQAAAATFAAAHGLALLIAAMLILIFLAGGWSFALRSAGSDRSVAEMVWVFLAISIFGTPVQFLLGIHADAWRNEGKAGLMALMSLAVTLINIVLNYFMIVLLELGIAGSALGTILAQAIGLGLLVGLRPFVDGMMPLGSLWRNRWTGEWRRLLALGAPVSLGFIGIALSGTAVLLALRLGISVDYEKSIAAYGIVTRVFGFAFLPIMAIAVAMQSVVGNNVGAGFSARADKALWIAATTVLVYCFAVEVFLLCAGGRVGALFVSNPDVIAETGRLFRPMAAFYLVSGPIFVFGMYFQAVGQPALAGLLTVAKPFVLLPLLIAVIAAIGGADLIWFAYPLADSLTAIVALLVLSAALKTRRLTGGIGLSGMGSPS, encoded by the coding sequence ATGTCCACAGGACATTCTGACGACAACCTATTTCTGACTGCGCCTGTGCACAAAATATTTGCCGCTACCGCCTTGCCCATGGCTGCCATCATGCTGATGAATGGGCTTCTTGGTATCGTCGACGCCGCATTCCTCGGTCGGTTCGTCGGCACGAAAGCCATGGCAGCGGTCGGCATCGCCTTCCCCGTGCTCATGCTAACCATTGCCCTCTCCACGCTCGTCAGCGCCGGGATGTCCAGTTTCCTGGCTCGCCAGCTTGGCGCCGCTGCCCGCCAGGCCGCTGCCGCGACCTTTGCGGCCGCCCATGGGCTTGCCCTGCTCATCGCCGCAATGCTGATCCTGATATTTCTGGCGGGAGGATGGAGCTTTGCCTTGCGAAGTGCCGGCTCCGACAGATCGGTTGCGGAAATGGTCTGGGTCTTTCTGGCGATTAGCATATTCGGAACTCCGGTGCAGTTCCTGTTGGGGATTCACGCCGATGCCTGGAGGAACGAGGGAAAAGCGGGGTTGATGGCGCTCATGTCGCTTGCCGTGACGCTCATCAATATTGTGCTGAACTACTTCATGATCGTGCTGCTAGAACTCGGGATCGCTGGATCGGCGCTCGGCACGATACTCGCGCAGGCAATAGGGTTGGGACTGTTGGTCGGCTTGCGCCCGTTTGTCGACGGGATGATGCCCCTTGGGAGCCTCTGGCGGAACCGCTGGACAGGGGAATGGCGACGGCTGCTGGCGCTAGGAGCGCCGGTCAGTCTGGGTTTCATAGGCATAGCACTTTCGGGAACGGCCGTGCTTCTTGCCCTGCGTCTCGGCATCAGCGTAGATTACGAGAAATCCATCGCCGCCTATGGCATCGTGACCCGCGTTTTCGGTTTCGCGTTTTTGCCGATCATGGCGATCGCGGTGGCTATGCAGAGCGTCGTCGGCAACAATGTTGGTGCCGGCTTCTCCGCCCGCGCCGACAAGGCCCTTTGGATCGCGGCGACAACCGTATTGGTCTATTGTTTTGCAGTGGAAGTTTTTCTGCTCTGCGCCGGGGGTAGGGTCGGCGCATTGTTTGTCTCAAATCCCGATGTGATTGCCGAAACCGGAAGGCTTTTTCGGCCTATGGCGGCGTTCTATCTGGTTTCAGGACCGATTTTTGTCTTCGGAATGTATTTCCAGGCCGTGGGCCAACCGGCGCTGGCGGGCTTGCTGACGGTAGCCAAGCCGTTCGTGCTGCTGCCGTTGCTCATCGCGGTTATTGCAGCGATAGGGGGCGCCGATCTTATCTGGTTCGCCTATCCGCTGGCAGATAGTCTCACCGCGATTGTCGCTCTGCTGGTGCTGTCTGCTGCCTTGAAAACGCGTAGGCTCACGGGCGGGATAGGCCTGAGTGGCATGGGGAGCCCGTCATGA
- a CDS encoding ATP-dependent helicase translates to MNAAYLEKLNPEQRLAVEHGTDIDGSHVSGPLLVIAGAGSGKTNTLAHRVAHLIVKGADPRRILLMTFSRRAAAEMGRRVEKICAQVLGPKAGIMTDALAWSGTFHGIGARLLRDYAEQIGLDPAFTIHDREDSADLMNLIRHDLGFSKTENRFPTKGTCLAIYSRAVNSETPLDQVLRDVFPWCATWENQLRELFASYVEAKQVQNVLDYDDLLLYWAHMVHEPLIAEDIGNRFDHVMVDEYQDTNRLQSSILMALKPGGQGLTVVGDDAQSIYSFRAATVRNILDFPTSFSPAARIVTLDRNYRSTQPILAAANAVIDLASERFTKNLRTERTSAQRPKLVTVRDEADQARYIADMVLENREGGTILKQQAVLFRASHHSGPLEIELTRRNIPFVKFGGLKFLDSAHVKDMLAALRFAQNPRDRVAGFRLMQLLPGVGPSTAQKVLDRMDDEASPITALTEIPAPPRSGDDWTSFVETLQAVKSGKAGWPAEIGLVREWYAPHLERLHEDAATRQADLLQLEQIASGYPSRERFLTELTLDPPDATSDQAGVPLLDEDYLILSTIHSAKGQEWTKVFMLNVIDGCIPSDLGVGTSAEIEEERRLLYVAMTRAKDNLDLVLPQRFFVHGQNAQGDRHVYANRTRFIPATLLQFFEVCGWPTARSDSPAAQQARQIRVDVGARMRGMWR, encoded by the coding sequence ATGAACGCCGCCTATCTGGAAAAACTCAATCCCGAGCAGCGGCTGGCCGTCGAGCACGGCACCGACATCGACGGAAGCCATGTCTCCGGACCCCTGCTGGTGATCGCCGGTGCCGGCTCCGGAAAGACCAACACGCTCGCCCACCGCGTGGCGCATCTCATCGTCAAGGGCGCCGATCCGCGCCGCATCCTGCTGATGACCTTCTCCCGCCGGGCTGCTGCCGAGATGGGCCGCCGCGTCGAGAAGATCTGCGCCCAGGTGCTCGGCCCGAAAGCCGGGATCATGACGGACGCACTGGCCTGGAGCGGGACATTCCACGGCATCGGCGCGCGCCTGTTGCGCGACTATGCCGAACAGATCGGCCTCGACCCGGCGTTTACGATCCACGATCGCGAAGATAGCGCCGACCTGATGAACCTTATCAGGCACGACCTCGGTTTTTCGAAGACCGAGAACCGCTTTCCGACCAAAGGCACCTGCCTTGCCATCTATTCGCGCGCGGTCAATTCCGAGACGCCGCTGGACCAGGTTCTGCGCGATGTCTTCCCGTGGTGCGCCACCTGGGAGAATCAGTTGCGGGAACTCTTTGCCAGCTATGTCGAGGCGAAGCAGGTGCAGAACGTCCTCGATTACGACGACCTGCTGCTCTACTGGGCGCATATGGTGCATGAGCCGCTGATCGCCGAAGACATTGGCAACCGGTTCGACCATGTCATGGTCGACGAATACCAGGACACCAACCGGCTGCAATCGTCGATCCTGATGGCGCTGAAGCCCGGCGGACAGGGCCTTACGGTTGTCGGCGACGACGCCCAGTCGATCTACTCCTTCCGCGCCGCGACGGTGCGCAACATCCTCGATTTCCCCACATCATTTTCGCCGGCCGCCCGTATCGTCACGCTCGACCGCAACTATCGCTCGACGCAGCCGATCCTTGCCGCCGCCAACGCCGTCATCGATCTCGCCTCGGAGCGCTTTACCAAAAACCTGCGCACCGAGCGGACATCGGCACAGCGCCCGAAGCTGGTGACCGTTCGCGATGAGGCCGACCAGGCCCGCTACATCGCCGACATGGTGCTCGAGAACCGCGAGGGCGGGACAATTCTCAAACAGCAGGCGGTGCTCTTCCGGGCCTCGCACCACTCCGGCCCGCTGGAGATCGAACTGACGCGGCGCAACATTCCGTTCGTCAAGTTTGGCGGCCTGAAATTCCTCGACAGCGCCCACGTGAAGGACATGCTGGCCGCACTGCGCTTTGCCCAGAACCCGCGCGACCGCGTGGCCGGTTTCCGACTGATGCAGCTTCTGCCCGGCGTCGGGCCGTCGACAGCACAAAAAGTGCTCGACCGGATGGACGACGAGGCGAGCCCGATTACCGCGCTGACCGAAATCCCCGCCCCGCCTCGCAGCGGCGATGACTGGACCAGTTTTGTCGAGACCTTGCAGGCGGTGAAATCGGGCAAGGCCGGCTGGCCGGCTGAAATCGGCCTGGTGCGGGAATGGTATGCGCCACATCTGGAGCGCTTGCACGAGGATGCAGCGACACGGCAGGCGGATCTTCTGCAGCTCGAGCAGATCGCCTCGGGCTATCCCTCGCGGGAACGTTTTCTGACCGAACTGACACTCGACCCGCCGGATGCGACGAGCGACCAGGCCGGAGTTCCGCTGCTCGACGAAGATTATCTCATCCTCTCGACCATCCATTCCGCCAAGGGCCAGGAATGGACCAAGGTATTCATGCTGAACGTCATCGACGGCTGCATTCCCTCGGATCTCGGCGTCGGCACCAGCGCCGAGATCGAGGAGGAGCGTCGGCTGCTCTACGTGGCGATGACCCGCGCCAAGGACAATCTAGACCTGGTGCTGCCACAGCGCTTCTTCGTCCACGGCCAGAACGCCCAGGGCGACCGCCACGTCTATGCCAACCGCACCCGCTTCATTCCTGCGACGCTGCTACAGTTCTTCGAAGTCTGCGGCTGGCCCACCGCCCGCTCAGACTCACCCGCCGCGCAGCAGGCAAGGCAGATCCGGGTGGATGTCGGCGCGCGGATGCGAGGGATGTGGCGGTAG
- a CDS encoding SMP-30/gluconolactonase/LRE family protein, with translation MNETIAVGLHQPDGPVGLQDGRIAYVEMEDGRRCVSVIAPHGQRREICRPGGRPSGLAVDGDGCFWVAGGPENSLVRLSPEGRMLQMIEGSETGPFVLPRDLAFGPDGLLYMSDAGVRIADLVIGQTIRPDFLNAPYNGCIYQIDPADGRVLRSLAAGLLLASGIAFDSNGLLYYSEMLTGNIYRQVLGGRQEIFAHALRSPMGTRLKGPAGLAFDRDDTLYCAVYGQGDICLIDTSGKLSGHIRTNGTLPSNVAFTVDGKQVLITEQEHGAIERIPAPKPGLPLHRPKI, from the coding sequence ATGAATGAGACGATTGCAGTCGGGTTGCACCAGCCTGACGGGCCGGTCGGACTGCAGGATGGGCGCATCGCATATGTCGAGATGGAAGACGGCCGCCGGTGCGTATCGGTAATCGCACCGCACGGCCAACGCCGGGAAATCTGCCGACCGGGAGGACGTCCGTCAGGCTTGGCTGTCGATGGCGATGGCTGCTTCTGGGTGGCTGGCGGTCCGGAAAACTCGCTGGTTCGCCTGTCGCCCGAAGGTCGTATGCTGCAGATGATCGAAGGCAGCGAGACGGGACCCTTCGTCCTGCCGCGTGATCTCGCCTTCGGTCCGGACGGGCTTCTGTACATGAGCGACGCCGGCGTTCGGATTGCCGATCTCGTCATCGGCCAAACAATCCGGCCGGACTTTTTGAATGCGCCCTACAATGGTTGCATCTACCAGATCGATCCCGCCGACGGGCGCGTGCTCCGGTCGCTGGCTGCGGGTCTGCTGCTGGCGAGCGGCATTGCCTTCGATTCGAACGGCTTGCTCTATTACAGCGAGATGCTGACGGGGAATATCTACCGCCAGGTGCTTGGCGGCCGGCAGGAAATCTTTGCCCACGCCCTGCGCTCGCCGATGGGGACGCGCCTGAAGGGACCTGCCGGACTGGCCTTCGATCGCGACGATACACTGTACTGCGCCGTGTATGGCCAGGGCGACATCTGCCTGATCGACACGTCCGGCAAGCTCTCTGGCCATATCCGCACGAACGGCACGCTGCCGAGCAACGTCGCCTTCACCGTCGATGGCAAGCAGGTGCTGATCACCGAACAGGAGCACGGCGCCATCGAGCGCATCCCGGCGCCCAAGCCGGGGCTGCCGCTGCACCGTCCAAAGATCTGA
- a CDS encoding glyoxalase superfamily protein codes for MTVRTIAEAKAQANKLKTALALQGLSLGHGQALEVIAHQSDARDWNTLSARLAKAVPAPFFLRQRVQGRYLGQVFKGAINALSSTGKYYSVSIRLDEPVDTVTFAGFSNMRRMVRGVIDGNGNSIRKTSNGTFHLVLAPL; via the coding sequence ATGACTGTCAGAACCATCGCGGAAGCCAAAGCGCAAGCAAATAAACTGAAGACCGCCTTAGCTCTCCAGGGTCTAAGTTTGGGTCATGGCCAGGCACTCGAGGTGATTGCGCATCAGTCCGATGCTCGCGATTGGAACACCCTGTCGGCACGCCTGGCAAAGGCAGTGCCTGCGCCTTTTTTCCTGCGTCAAAGGGTGCAGGGGCGGTATCTTGGACAGGTTTTCAAAGGCGCGATCAACGCTTTGTCCTCCACGGGGAAATATTATTCCGTCTCTATCCGGCTTGATGAACCGGTGGATACGGTGACCTTCGCTGGCTTCTCCAACATGCGCCGCATGGTCAGAGGCGTTATAGACGGCAATGGAAACTCAATCCGGAAGACGTCGAACGGAACATTCCACTTGGTCTTGGCGCCGCTATGA